GATACTTAGTTATGTGGAAAGAAGAAAAACAGGTAGAAGATGTCAGTTGTAAGGAGAAGCTCTCATTACAGCTTAATAAGCCTGTTATCTGAATGCCACATGTTTAAGTTGCAATGCGTTCATGCATGCAACGAGACAATAAGGAGGTAAATAAATGGATTTAGACCCCAGTAAAATACTAATTAGGTACAATGTGCAAATGGAGAAGGCACAGACACCTGAGGACATGGCCGCTGAGAAATATCCAAAAGCTGAGCCAGCCAAAACAATTTCCAAGGCAATATTTGAGGGTGAAGAGGACGATGTCGTCGAAGGCCTCAAAAAAGCAGTTGCTGCCGGTGCAGACCCAATCAAGATGATTGACGATGTACTGATGCCAGGAATGAAGATTGTGACAGACCTGTATGACATTGGTGTCATATTCCTGCCAAACGTTATGATGTCTGCTGATGCAATGCTTGCAGGTATCGAATACTGTAAAGAAAAATCCGGTTCAGCCCCAACTCCAAAGGGCAAGGTTGTCTGCCACGTTGCAGAAGGTGACGTTCACGACATTGGTAAGACCATCGTCGCAGCCCTGTTAAGAGCAGCAGGCTATGAGG
This DNA window, taken from Methanomethylovorans hollandica DSM 15978, encodes the following:
- the mtaC gene encoding methanol--corrinoid protein MtaC codes for the protein MDLDPSKILIRYNVQMEKAQTPEDMAAEKYPKAEPAKTISKAIFEGEEDDVVEGLKKAVAAGADPIKMIDDVLMPGMKIVTDLYDIGVIFLPNVMMSADAMLAGIEYCKEKSGSAPTPKGKVVCHVAEGDVHDIGKTIVAALLRAAGYEVVDLGRDVPVDEVIAAVKKEKPMMLTGTALMTTTMYAFKEVNDRLLEAGIKVPFQCGGGAVNQDFVVTYELGVYGEEAANAPQMAEMILAGKSLKQLKEHFHMH